One window from the genome of Plasmodium reichenowi strain SY57 chromosome 8, whole genome shotgun sequence encodes:
- a CDS encoding exonuclease, putative, which yields MNLFNYTHNYIYIIKYKHFYHNLLNIEFFKHFKSIEKFGLLKRFYGTKFNSKEYEKYDRNNNDKKCIILRNSEGVSKDIKIIENEKECEEAAEEINRSEIIAIDFEGTNLGRYGKVCLMQVYVEKKNFNEQSDNILQKYYIFDLLKTSVIKSAQKIIENKKTLKLIHDCREDSSALYNQLGIKLENVYDTSRAHILLMEKQKKNDIYQVSFAQLINDYLGINDASLSFIKKEMYKNEKIWETRPLSNISIIYALKNVKYLYKLYKIFDKLLPKKLVLEKSKDFVNYCYLNYEYKLPNDLAKRGNIVEAMLVSKSLLNCVFKLNSTRKGMACTPSTIAHFVDVKIGDVVLCVVSNKSINQKILYLCKYDDVYDYWNLKERPRGKFKPSIHECTTDPMITFCNEEHSS from the coding sequence ATGAATTTGTTCAATTACAcacataattatatatatattataaaatataaacatttttatcacAACCTCTTGAATATTGAATTTTTTAAGCATTTTAAAAGTATAGAAAAATTTGGATTGTTAAAAAGGTTTTATGGTACAAAATTTAATTCAAAAGAATATGAGAAATATGATAggaataataatgataaaaaatgtattatattaagGAATAGTGAGGGTGTATCCAaagatattaaaattatagaAAACGAAAAAGAATGCGAAGAAGCAGCTGAAGAAATTAATAGAAGTGAAATTATTGCAATTGATTTTGAGGGGACGAATTTGGGTAGATATGGAAAAGTATGTTTAATGCAGGTTTatgtagaaaaaaaaaattttaatgaaCAGAGTGATAATATACTccaaaaatattatatatttgatttaCTTAAAACATCAGTAATAAAAAGCGcacaaaaaataattgaaaataaaaaaacttTGAAATTAATACATGACTGCAGAGAAGATAGTTCTGCTTTGTATAATCAGTTAGGAATAAAACTTGAAAATGTTTATGACACATCGAGAGCTCATATACTCTTAATggaaaaacaaaagaagAATGATATATATCAAGTTAGTTTTGCTCAACTTATAAATGATTATTTAGGTATCAATGATGCTTCATTAagttttattaaaaaagagatgtataagaatgaaaaaatttGGGAAACAAGACCTTTAAGTAATAtaagtataatatatgctttaaaaaatgtaaaatatttatacaagttatacaaaatatttgatAAATTACTTCCAAAAAAACTCGTTTTGGAAAAATCCAAAGattttgtaaattattGTTACCTTAACTATGAATATAAACTACCTAATGATTTAGCTAAAAGGGGGAATATAGTGGAAGCTATGCTTGTGAGTAAATCTTTATTAAATTGTGTTTTTAAATTGAATAGTACTAGAAAAGGAATGGCTTGTACTCCATCAACGATTGCTCATTTTGTTGATGTTAAGATTGGAGATGTTGTTTTGTGCGTAGTAAGTAATAAATCGATAAATCAGAAAatcttatatttatgtaagTATGATGATGTGTATGATTATTGGAATTTAAAGGAAAGACCCAGGGGGAAATTCAAACCATCAATACATGAATGTACTACTGATCCTATGATTACATTTTGTAATGAGGAGCATTCATCTTAA